Proteins from a single region of Mytilus trossulus isolate FHL-02 chromosome 2, PNRI_Mtr1.1.1.hap1, whole genome shotgun sequence:
- the LOC134705157 gene encoding carbohydrate sulfotransferase 9-like isoform X1, translating to MANSNRFAKLVLMTIAMCFYFLPTKEVLQKQNNVKLLACSQLSSTQPDTRSQLSSTQPDTRSQLSSTQPDTRSQLSSTQPDTRSQLSSTQPDTEIRSKQQKQERLLKQREDNCRDYRISKQAIYRLKEYWSSPIVVPKYKLIFFWNEKSACTYWKKLFQFIQGIKNTEVHNHRNGLATLNSFDICEIIKMMYNESWVKAVFVREPRERLLSSNLEKGRHQHVMYQLCRVNRTVTFYEFLEIIKHCKNGHWDKQVRIPEYLYEQMMVGKLSEISSFTERLFKKIGAWNEKVVAWLQSSEKLTRDHRSDAKSKLLQYYNGTKTGDLIFDLFPEDYRVFGFSMTNYNKINNTTT from the coding sequence ATGGCTAATTCAAATAGGTTTGCAAAGTTGGTGTTGATGACTATAGCGATGTGTTTTTACTTTCTACCAACAAAAGAAGTTCTACAGAAACAAAACAACGTGAAATTATTAGCATGTTCACAGCTTTCATCAACACAACCAGACACAAGGTCACAGCTTTCATCAACACAACCAGACACAAGGTCACAGCTTTCATCAACACAACCAGACACAAGGTCACAGCTTTCATCAACACAACCAGACACAAGGTCACAGCTTTCATCAACACAACCAGACACAGAAATTCgatcaaaacaacaaaaacaagaaaggctgctcaAACAAAGAGAAGACAACTGTCGTGATTATAGAATTAGCAAACAAGCGATATATCGATTGAAAGAGTATTGGAGCTCTCCAATTGTGGTtccaaaatacaaattaatctTCTTTTGGAACGAAAAGTCCGCATGTACTTATTGGAAAAAGTTATTTCAATTCATTCAAGGTATAAAAAATACGGAAGTACATAACCATAGAAACGGATTGGCAACTTTAAATAGCTTTGATAtttgtgaaattataaaaatgatgtaCAATGAATCATGGGTGAAAGCTGTATTTGTAAGAGAACCTAGAGAACGGTTATTATCTTCAAATTTAGAAAAGGGCCGTCATCAACATGTAATGTATCAATTGTGTAGAGTTAATCGCACAGTGACATTTTACGAGTTCCTAGAAATTAtaaaacactgtaaaaatggACATTGGGATAAGCAAGTTCGAATTCCGGAATACCTATACGAACAGATGATGGTAGGAAAACTTTCAGAGATTTCCTCATTCACAGAACGACTTTTCAAAAAGATAGGAGCATGGAACGAGAAAGTTGTAGCTTGGCTTCAATCAAGCGAAAAGCTTACACGAGATCACAGAAGTGACgcaaaaagtaaactattacaATATTACAATGGAACTAAGACGGGGGActtaatttttgatttatttccgGAAGATTACAGAGTGTTTGGTTTTAGCATGactaattataacaaaataaataatacaacaacATGA
- the LOC134705157 gene encoding carbohydrate sulfotransferase 9-like isoform X2 — MANSNRFAKLVLMTIAMCFYFLPTKEVLQKQNNVKLLACSQLSSTQPDTRSQLSSTQPDTRSQLSSTQPDTEIRSKQQKQERLLKQREDNCRDYRISKQAIYRLKEYWSSPIVVPKYKLIFFWNEKSACTYWKKLFQFIQGIKNTEVHNHRNGLATLNSFDICEIIKMMYNESWVKAVFVREPRERLLSSNLEKGRHQHVMYQLCRVNRTVTFYEFLEIIKHCKNGHWDKQVRIPEYLYEQMMVGKLSEISSFTERLFKKIGAWNEKVVAWLQSSEKLTRDHRSDAKSKLLQYYNGTKTGDLIFDLFPEDYRVFGFSMTNYNKINNTTT; from the exons ATGGCTAATTCAAATAGGTTTGCAAAGTTGGTGTTGATGACTATAGCGATGTGTTTTTACTTTCTACCAACAAAAGAAGTTCTACAGAAACAAAACAACGTGAAATTATTAGCATGTTCACAGCTTTCATCAACACAACCAGACACAAG GTCACAGCTTTCATCAACACAACCAGACACAAGGTCACAGCTTTCATCAACACAACCAGACACAGAAATTCgatcaaaacaacaaaaacaagaaaggctgctcaAACAAAGAGAAGACAACTGTCGTGATTATAGAATTAGCAAACAAGCGATATATCGATTGAAAGAGTATTGGAGCTCTCCAATTGTGGTtccaaaatacaaattaatctTCTTTTGGAACGAAAAGTCCGCATGTACTTATTGGAAAAAGTTATTTCAATTCATTCAAGGTATAAAAAATACGGAAGTACATAACCATAGAAACGGATTGGCAACTTTAAATAGCTTTGATAtttgtgaaattataaaaatgatgtaCAATGAATCATGGGTGAAAGCTGTATTTGTAAGAGAACCTAGAGAACGGTTATTATCTTCAAATTTAGAAAAGGGCCGTCATCAACATGTAATGTATCAATTGTGTAGAGTTAATCGCACAGTGACATTTTACGAGTTCCTAGAAATTAtaaaacactgtaaaaatggACATTGGGATAAGCAAGTTCGAATTCCGGAATACCTATACGAACAGATGATGGTAGGAAAACTTTCAGAGATTTCCTCATTCACAGAACGACTTTTCAAAAAGATAGGAGCATGGAACGAGAAAGTTGTAGCTTGGCTTCAATCAAGCGAAAAGCTTACACGAGATCACAGAAGTGACgcaaaaagtaaactattacaATATTACAATGGAACTAAGACGGGGGActtaatttttgatttatttccgGAAGATTACAGAGTGTTTGGTTTTAGCATGactaattataacaaaataaataatacaacaacATGA